One Rattus norvegicus strain BN/NHsdMcwi chromosome 18, GRCr8, whole genome shotgun sequence DNA segment encodes these proteins:
- the Fam170a gene encoding protein FAM170A, whose product MKRRQKRKHLEIEESKEAGENSGGISKSQEDTSQPESTGAAKAQSPGVGEVSSASEYFSCVSSPHKFIHRSKGTRKLLQDSSKPRSPLDQVPEGEATIAPSQQASSSCPSYKTCVSSLCTNKEERGMKIYYMQVQMKKGVAVSWDTKETSESLEKQPRMEEATLPEGVWVGTPPSDVSTRNLLSDSEPIGEEKEHEEKPESDSPPGSPMVEERPRAKTPDWLVTMENGFRCMACCRVFPTMESLQEHVQYGIREGFSCHVFHLTMAQLVGHVESESAQEEEEEHQEAKEKPTEKKAEEQQPAEEDVGVKKPWSQCPGCVFDSPKDRRRRKDHRDNSGSRQNASSVKEDEKNNAPSNT is encoded by the exons ATGAAACGGCGACAAAAGAGGAAACATCTGGAAATTGAAGAGTCAAAGGAAGCTGGTGAGAATTCAGGAG GAATTTCAAAGTCACAAGAGGATACCTCTCAGCCTGAATCCACTGGAGCGGCCAAAGCCCAGAGCCCAGGGGTAGGGGAGGTCTCCTCTGCCTCCGAATACTTCTCCTGTGTTTCTTCTCCACACAAGTTCATCCATCGTAGTAAGG gaacccgGAAATTGCTACAAGACAGTTCCAAGCCTAGATCACCACTAGATCAGGTCCCGGAAGGAGAGGCCACTATTGCCCCCTCACAGCAGGCCTCCTCATCCTGCCCATCTTATAAGACTTGTGTATCCTCTCTGTGTACAAAcaaagaggagagggggatgAAAATATACTACATGCAGGTGCAAATGAAAAAAGGTGTGGCCGTCTCCTGGGACACAAAGGAAACCTCAGAGTCCCTAGAAAAGCAGCCGCGGATGGAAGAAGCCACCCTTCCGGAGGGTGTGTGGGTAGGTACTCCTCCCTCTGACGTGTCCACCAGAAACCTCCTGTCGGACAGTGAACCCAttggggaagagaaagaacatgaggAGAAACCAGAGTCAGACAGTCCACCAGGGTCCCCCATGGTTGAAGAGAGACCCAGGGCCAAGACACCTGACTGGCTGGTGACCATGGAGAATGGCTTCAGGTGCATGGCCTGCTGCAGGGTCTTCCCCACCATGGAGAGCCTCCAAGAGCACGTGCAGTACGGGATCCGGGAAGGCTTCAGCTGCCACGTCTTCCATCTTACCATGGCCCAGCTGGTAGGCCATGTGGAGTCAGAGAGCgcccaggaggaggaagaggagcaccAAGAGGCCAAAGAGAAGCCCACGGAAAAGAAGGCTGAGGAGCAGCAGCCCGCAGAGGAAGATGTTGGTGTGAAGAAACCCTGGAGCCAATGCCCAGGCTGTGTGTTTGATTCTCCAAAGGACAGAA gaagaagaaaggatcATCGAGACAACAGTGGCAGCAGACAGAATGCTAGTAGTGTAAAGGAAGACGAAAAGAACAACGCTCCGTCGAACACATAA